Proteins from a genomic interval of Spiroplasma diminutum CUAS-1:
- the mutM gene encoding DNA-formamidopyrimidine glycosylase: MPELPEVETVVRTLNKKIKGLIIKNVKITYPNLLKTDISITDFENTLKDRKIDNISRIAKHIIFELQDLVLISHLRMEGKWFVYESGSLYDTKHVEAIFELNNNKLLVYSDTRKFGTFHLQEKNTFKSLKPINKVGPEPFDSSLNGQYLYDIMSKSNKHIKTILLDQTKISGIGNIYADEILFDSKIHPEKRASSLKISDYDQILKSSIKILKRSVELGGSTIDSYQPEQGIDGKFQNELKVHTRKGKPCYECGKIIEKIKVNGRGTYFCQKCQSLY; encoded by the coding sequence ATGCCAGAATTACCAGAAGTCGAAACGGTAGTTAGAACTTTAAATAAGAAAATAAAGGGATTAATTATAAAAAATGTCAAAATAACCTATCCAAATTTACTAAAAACTGATATATCAATTACAGATTTTGAAAATACTTTAAAAGATAGAAAAATAGATAATATATCAAGAATAGCAAAGCATATCATTTTTGAATTACAGGATTTGGTTCTAATAAGTCATTTAAGAATGGAAGGAAAATGATTTGTATATGAAAGCGGGTCGCTATATGATACAAAACATGTTGAAGCTATTTTTGAATTAAATAATAATAAATTATTAGTTTACAGTGATACGAGAAAATTTGGTACATTTCATTTACAAGAAAAAAATACATTTAAAAGTTTGAAACCTATTAACAAAGTGGGTCCAGAGCCATTTGACAGCAGTTTAAACGGACAATATCTATACGATATAATGTCAAAGTCAAATAAGCACATTAAAACTATTCTATTAGACCAGACAAAAATATCGGGTATTGGTAATATTTATGCAGACGAAATACTTTTTGATTCAAAGATTCATCCTGAAAAGAGAGCAAGCTCTTTAAAAATTTCAGATTATGATCAAATTCTAAAGTCATCTATTAAAATACTTAAAAGGTCAGTTGAATTGGGGGGTTCTACAATTGATTCCTATCAACCAGAACAAGGAATTGATGGTAAATTTCAAAATGAATTAAAAGTTCATACAAGAAAAGGCAAACCATGTTATGAATGTGGAAAAATTATTGAAAAAATAAAAGTTAATGGAAGAGGTACTTATTTCTGTCAAAAATGTCAAAGTTTATATTAA
- the polA gene encoding DNA polymerase I, with product MKKKFLLVDGNALIFRAFYSSYGRATLTTKSGIPTNAVYSFINMLMNIIEKNEYFCVKVAFDKGKKTFRHDKLENYKAGRAKTPSELVIQFPIVREFLTNANIEWFEVDNYEADDIIGTISQILESDAEAETHILTSDQDMYQLISDKTFVLSPQVGTSDLMVYTKEKLYEKWGVSPEQVIDYKGLRGDSSDNIKGVAGIGEKSAKELLQEFHTLENIYANIDKIKGAKQAKLIAGENDAFLSKEIATIYKDMNLGMINFNNTVINFEGLKDFFVRYEMNSLLKKYTSKTEVDLIDNKLDYKILNKWNFEFNDEINYIYLETLNDNYHTSAVIGLAISNKKGNFYYSFNSSEEVNIFNWNHSVIDEEFQSFLLNAKFKSYDIKKTIISLKKMGYKVMPQNFTYDMMIGCYVINSNVKSTFEQHLIMIDPSNELKTFDEIFGKGVKKTHLIDEKIKMDYLVNKVLIIKKYENEILSKLEENNQKSLYENIELPFSKVLIDIEIEGIEVDKLELKKQEDNILQLLTKIELEIKTDLSEYIDDDFNIASPKQLKELLFEKLKLPNYNKGSTDRETLDAIEDKHPVISKIITFRKYSKLYSTYLKGFEKFIHSDSKVHTIFNQTLTNTGRLSSSYPNIQNISVRDEEQKNVRKIFVTNENNTYLSFDYSQIELRVLADIVNEQRLIEIFSMNRDIHSEAARSIFNLTNEQEVSSDQRRVAKVFNFGILYGLSDFGLAKDLKISIPQAKEYIKAYYQAFPQILKFKEEVVKFGYENGYVETLGNRRRYIYELSNSNYMVKQFGERAAVNAPIQGTAADILKVAMINVFDNLRKNDLKSKMVAQIHDEIILLVKNEELEKVKKMVLETMKNAYNELLKISNKNRKALVELDINFSQANDWFNLK from the coding sequence ATGAAAAAAAAATTCTTGCTTGTTGATGGTAATGCTTTAATTTTTAGAGCATTTTATAGTTCTTATGGTAGAGCAACTTTAACAACAAAAAGTGGTATACCAACAAATGCAGTATACTCATTTATTAATATGTTAATGAATATCATTGAAAAAAATGAATATTTTTGTGTCAAAGTTGCTTTTGATAAAGGCAAAAAAACATTTAGACATGATAAACTTGAAAATTATAAAGCTGGAAGAGCAAAAACTCCTTCAGAATTGGTTATACAATTTCCTATTGTAAGAGAGTTTTTAACAAATGCAAATATTGAATGATTTGAAGTTGATAATTATGAAGCTGATGATATTATTGGAACTATTTCTCAAATACTAGAATCAGATGCTGAAGCAGAAACTCATATATTAACAAGTGATCAAGATATGTATCAATTAATTTCTGATAAGACATTTGTTTTATCACCACAAGTTGGAACAAGCGATTTAATGGTATATACAAAAGAAAAATTATATGAAAAATGAGGTGTTTCTCCAGAACAAGTTATTGATTATAAAGGATTGCGTGGAGATTCATCAGATAACATTAAAGGTGTGGCAGGAATTGGAGAAAAATCAGCAAAAGAACTTCTTCAAGAATTTCATACGCTAGAAAATATTTATGCTAATATTGACAAAATAAAGGGTGCAAAGCAAGCAAAACTTATTGCTGGTGAAAATGATGCATTTCTTTCAAAAGAAATTGCTACAATTTATAAAGACATGAATTTAGGAATGATAAACTTCAATAATACTGTAATTAATTTTGAAGGTCTAAAGGATTTCTTTGTAAGATATGAAATGAATTCTCTATTGAAAAAATATACTTCTAAAACTGAAGTAGATTTAATTGATAATAAGTTAGATTATAAAATATTAAATAAATGAAATTTTGAATTTAATGATGAAATAAATTATATATATTTAGAAACTTTAAATGATAATTATCACACAAGTGCTGTTATAGGTTTAGCAATATCTAATAAAAAGGGTAATTTTTATTATTCATTTAATTCAAGTGAAGAAGTTAATATATTTAATTGAAATCATTCTGTAATTGATGAAGAATTTCAAAGTTTTTTATTAAATGCTAAATTTAAATCCTATGATATTAAAAAAACTATTATTTCTCTTAAAAAAATGGGATATAAAGTAATGCCACAAAATTTTACTTATGACATGATGATTGGGTGTTATGTAATAAACTCTAATGTTAAATCAACTTTTGAGCAGCATTTAATAATGATTGATCCTTCTAATGAATTAAAAACTTTTGATGAAATTTTTGGAAAAGGTGTAAAAAAAACTCATCTAATTGATGAAAAAATTAAAATGGATTATCTTGTAAATAAAGTTTTAATAATCAAAAAATATGAAAACGAAATACTTTCAAAATTAGAAGAAAATAATCAGAAATCATTATATGAAAATATTGAACTACCATTTTCAAAAGTGCTAATTGATATTGAAATTGAAGGAATTGAAGTTGATAAATTAGAATTAAAAAAACAAGAAGATAATATATTGCAACTATTAACAAAAATAGAATTGGAAATTAAAACCGATTTAAGTGAATATATTGATGATGATTTTAATATAGCATCACCAAAACAGTTAAAGGAATTGCTTTTTGAAAAATTGAAATTACCAAATTATAATAAAGGTAGTACAGATAGAGAAACTTTGGATGCAATTGAAGATAAACATCCTGTAATTTCAAAAATAATAACTTTTAGAAAATACAGTAAATTATATTCAACATATCTAAAGGGATTTGAAAAGTTTATTCATTCAGATAGTAAAGTTCATACTATATTTAATCAAACACTTACAAATACAGGGAGATTAAGTTCTAGTTATCCAAATATTCAAAATATTTCTGTAAGAGATGAAGAACAAAAAAATGTAAGAAAGATATTTGTTACAAATGAGAATAATACTTATTTAAGTTTTGACTATTCACAAATTGAACTTAGGGTTCTTGCAGATATTGTAAATGAGCAAAGATTAATTGAAATTTTTTCAATGAACAGAGATATTCACTCTGAAGCTGCAAGAAGTATTTTTAATTTAACCAATGAGCAAGAAGTTAGTTCAGATCAAAGAAGAGTAGCCAAAGTATTTAACTTTGGAATACTATATGGATTAAGTGATTTTGGTCTTGCAAAAGACTTAAAAATATCAATTCCGCAAGCTAAAGAATATATAAAAGCTTACTATCAAGCTTTTCCTCAAATTTTGAAATTTAAAGAAGAGGTAGTTAAATTTGGATATGAAAATGGATATGTAGAAACTCTTGGAAATAGAAGAAGATATATTTATGAATTATCAAATTCAAATTATATGGTGAAACAATTTGGTGAAAGAGCTGCAGTAAATGCTCCAATTCAAGGAACAGCAGCTGATATATTAAAAGTTGCAATGATAAACGTATTTGATAATTTAAGAAAAAACGATTTAAAATCAAAGATGGTTGCTCAGATTCATGATGAAATTATTTTGTTAGTAAAAAATGAGGAATTAGAAAAAGTAAAAAAAATGGTTTTGGAAACTATGAAAAATGCTTATAATGAATTATTGAAAATATCAAATAAGAATAGAAAAGCACTTGTTGAGCTTGATATTAATTTTTCACAAGCAAACGATTGATTTAATTTAAAATAA
- a CDS encoding ATP-binding protein, whose product MINYSINEIKNHPDLKELIAKQNISDEILKNNLLVINRFLNEYIYCDKEEELKYCKQTIVGVQQKLVYKNNLFYITSKNCKHWIYENRDFKIKKNIIHADYDLTENSKSIGEYIETLDLNKVSEKEKILFTKIRDNIANNSWKGIYLYGSPGIGKTFLMKRLANTYAKKDKKVIFVTVNKLVKIVKDTFNTQERTNLSRFYDNCLDVDVLILDDIGAEIVSDWSRDELLFGILNHRLENKKITYFTSNFSISELQTYYLNKKVTSFDEKKFEKQKTLRFTERIKGLSMEFEMDGENKRY is encoded by the coding sequence ATGATAAATTATAGTATCAATGAAATTAAAAATCACCCGGATTTAAAAGAATTAATTGCAAAGCAAAACATTTCCGATGAAATTTTAAAAAATAATCTATTAGTAATAAATAGATTTTTAAATGAATATATTTATTGTGACAAAGAAGAAGAATTAAAATATTGTAAACAAACTATAGTTGGTGTTCAACAAAAGCTTGTATATAAAAATAATCTTTTTTATATAACAAGCAAAAATTGTAAACATTGAATCTATGAAAATAGGGACTTCAAAATTAAGAAGAATATCATTCATGCTGATTATGATCTTACAGAGAATAGCAAATCAATTGGGGAATATATTGAAACTTTAGATTTAAACAAAGTAAGTGAAAAAGAAAAAATTCTTTTTACTAAAATTAGAGATAATATTGCCAATAATTCTTGAAAAGGTATTTATTTATATGGCTCTCCTGGAATCGGAAAAACATTTTTAATGAAAAGATTAGCGAATACTTATGCTAAAAAAGATAAAAAGGTTATATTTGTAACTGTAAACAAACTTGTCAAAATTGTAAAAGATACATTTAATACTCAAGAAAGAACTAATCTATCAAGATTCTATGATAATTGTTTAGATGTAGATGTATTAATTCTTGATGATATTGGTGCTGAAATAGTAAGTGATTGAAGTAGAGATGAACTTTTATTTGGTATATTAAATCATAGATTAGAAAATAAAAAAATAACATATTTCACTTCAAACTTCTCAATATCTGAACTTCAAACTTACTATTTGAATAAAAAAGTAACTAGTTTTGATGAGAAAAAATTTGAAAAGCAAAAGACATTAAGATTTACTGAGAGGATTAAAGGTCTTTCAATGGAATTTGAAATGGATGGAGAAAATAAAAGGTATTAG
- the gap gene encoding type I glyceraldehyde-3-phosphate dehydrogenase, which produces MKKIAINGFGRIGRLAFRQLFLSDDIEIVAINDLTNSKTLAYLLEFDSAHGRFMSGKIEAKDGAIVVDGKEIKILAERDAKNLPWGEMGVDLVVECTGFYVDRDKSQAHIDAGAKKVIISAPATGDLKTIVYGVNHKTLTGDDKIVSAASCTTNCLSPVAKILDEKFGIVKGLMNTIHAVTNDQNLLDLPHVDLRRGRAAAWNIVPSKTGAAAAVGKVLPNLNGKLDGLALRVPTITGSIVDLTVELAKNTTVEEINKSIKDAVANDAELNAALEYCTKEIVSQDVIGSTYGSIFDATLTRVMEVEGKQMVKVFSWYDNENSFTSQFIRTIKYMLSL; this is translated from the coding sequence ATGAAAAAAATAGCAATTAACGGATTTGGAAGAATTGGACGTCTAGCTTTTAGACAATTATTCTTATCAGATGATATTGAAATAGTAGCAATTAACGACTTAACAAACTCAAAGACATTAGCATACTTGTTAGAGTTTGACTCAGCTCATGGAAGATTCATGAGTGGGAAAATTGAAGCTAAAGATGGAGCTATCGTAGTAGATGGTAAAGAAATCAAAATTTTAGCTGAAAGAGATGCTAAAAATTTACCTTGAGGAGAAATGGGAGTTGACCTTGTAGTTGAATGTACAGGATTCTACGTGGATAGAGATAAATCTCAAGCTCACATTGATGCAGGAGCTAAAAAAGTAATTATTTCAGCACCAGCAACAGGGGATTTAAAAACAATCGTTTATGGGGTAAACCACAAAACATTAACAGGAGACGATAAAATCGTTTCAGCTGCTTCATGTACAACAAACTGTTTATCACCAGTAGCAAAAATCTTAGATGAAAAATTTGGAATTGTTAAAGGATTAATGAATACAATCCACGCAGTTACAAATGATCAAAACTTATTAGACTTACCACACGTTGACTTACGTCGTGGACGTGCAGCTGCATGAAACATTGTTCCATCAAAAACTGGAGCAGCAGCAGCAGTAGGAAAAGTATTACCAAACTTAAATGGAAAATTGGATGGATTAGCATTACGTGTTCCAACAATTACAGGATCAATCGTTGATTTAACAGTTGAATTAGCAAAAAATACAACAGTTGAAGAAATTAACAAATCAATTAAAGATGCAGTTGCAAATGATGCAGAATTAAATGCAGCATTAGAATATTGTACAAAAGAAATCGTTTCACAAGACGTAATTGGATCAACATATGGTTCAATCTTTGATGCAACTTTAACAAGAGTTATGGAAGTTGAAGGAAAACAAATGGTTAAAGTATTCTCATGATACGATAACGAAAATTCATTTACTTCACAATTTATCCGTACAATTAAATACATGTTAAGTTTATAG
- a CDS encoding DnaD domain protein, with protein sequence MDKFSYRVILKNIIDSSNNKIITYLYQPIMGSKAVSLYYTLINESHILSEFKKITLSEVRLAKITGISQSTLPKYFKKLEALGLLRTLENKDKSTIIFNIYSPLEPISFFENKVFNNALISKLKKDDYELVRFTFRDEGELSLESGYKDTSSKFAEVFGEIENLKLETNKMIQAKPKRSNALLKGLDYTNLLTDLETDDVIISGNNQLVKKAIEDVFGSYNISQYEIKEVIKKIYQKETCSFDNSLFYKEISKIVFDREEFDVTIPEFNTELHIKNQKNKKLSEMETIDPEEYLLALLKTKSPAIKELNKTNNEIIEVLQNKYKLRNGVINCLFDFVFLKNKGQIVPNYIYKIASTMAENNFKTASETLEYLKVAHQKSKAKIKSNTNNQITLNSKWQDALNKETYKVDVNSTLNFDEKGWGDF encoded by the coding sequence ATGGATAAATTTAGCTATAGAGTTATTCTAAAAAATATAATAGATAGTTCAAATAATAAAATCATAACTTATCTATACCAACCAATAATGGGATCAAAGGCAGTATCTCTGTATTATACATTGATAAATGAATCTCATATTTTAAGTGAATTTAAAAAGATAACTCTATCAGAAGTTAGATTAGCCAAAATTACTGGGATATCACAATCTACTTTACCAAAATATTTCAAAAAACTTGAAGCTTTAGGTCTTTTAAGAACTTTAGAAAATAAAGATAAAAGTACAATAATTTTTAATATATATTCTCCATTAGAACCAATTAGTTTTTTTGAAAATAAAGTATTTAATAATGCTTTAATTTCAAAATTAAAAAAAGATGATTATGAATTAGTAAGATTTACTTTTAGAGATGAAGGAGAACTTTCATTAGAAAGTGGATACAAAGATACTTCATCTAAATTTGCAGAAGTATTTGGAGAGATTGAAAATTTAAAATTAGAAACTAATAAAATGATTCAAGCAAAGCCTAAAAGAAGTAATGCTTTACTTAAAGGTTTAGATTATACTAATTTATTGACTGATTTAGAAACTGACGATGTGATTATTAGTGGTAATAATCAACTAGTAAAAAAAGCAATTGAAGATGTTTTTGGATCATATAATATAAGTCAATACGAAATTAAAGAGGTCATTAAAAAAATTTATCAAAAAGAAACATGTTCTTTTGATAATTCACTTTTTTACAAAGAAATATCAAAAATAGTATTTGATAGGGAAGAATTTGATGTAACTATTCCTGAATTTAATACAGAATTACATATTAAGAATCAAAAAAATAAAAAATTAAGTGAAATGGAAACAATTGATCCTGAAGAGTATCTATTGGCGCTATTAAAAACAAAATCACCTGCTATAAAAGAATTAAATAAAACTAATAATGAAATTATTGAAGTCTTGCAAAATAAATATAAATTAAGAAATGGAGTTATAAATTGTTTGTTTGACTTTGTATTCTTAAAAAACAAAGGGCAGATTGTACCTAACTATATTTATAAAATTGCTTCAACAATGGCTGAGAATAATTTTAAAACAGCATCTGAAACATTAGAATATCTAAAAGTAGCACATCAAAAATCAAAAGCAAAAATTAAATCTAATACTAATAATCAAATTACATTAAATTCTAAATGACAAGATGCCTTAAATAAAGAAACATATAAAGTTGATGTTAACAGTACATTAAACTTTGATGAAAAGGGCTGAGGTGATTTTTAG
- a CDS encoding phosphoglycerate kinase, whose amino-acid sequence MKKTLNDIQVSGKTVLVRVDFNVPLKDGVITDDNRIRAALPTINHLVENGAKVVLFSHLSRIKEESDKAKKSLAPVAKKLEELSGKAIKFIAQTRGQELEEAIKSLNEGEILLFENTRFEDVQNGEVVKFESKNNDELGKYWANLGDVFVNDAFGTAHRAHASNVGIASNIAESCVGFLVQKELEMLAKGVDKPEHPFVAIIGGAKVSDKIGVIDNLLEKADKIIIGGGMAYTFFKAQGHSIGKSLCEEDKVALAKEYLDKANGKIILPIDSANNTDFKDTEPTISGVDLPEDVMGLDIGPKSIELFEDILKDAKTVAWNGPMGVFEFEHYNKGTLAVCEAIANLKDSFTLIGGGDSAAAAIQLGFKEKFTHISTGGGASLEYMEGKVLPGVEAIQNK is encoded by the coding sequence ATGAAAAAAACATTAAATGATATTCAAGTATCTGGAAAAACTGTTCTTGTTAGAGTTGATTTTAACGTTCCATTAAAAGATGGAGTTATAACAGATGATAACCGTATTAGAGCAGCATTACCAACTATTAATCACTTAGTTGAAAATGGTGCAAAAGTTGTATTATTTTCTCACTTAAGCAGAATTAAAGAAGAAAGTGATAAAGCTAAAAAATCACTAGCACCAGTTGCTAAAAAATTAGAAGAATTATCAGGTAAAGCAATTAAATTTATTGCTCAAACAAGAGGACAAGAATTGGAAGAAGCAATTAAGTCTTTAAATGAAGGTGAAATTCTTCTATTTGAAAACACACGTTTTGAAGATGTTCAAAATGGAGAAGTTGTTAAATTTGAATCAAAAAACAATGATGAATTAGGAAAATATTGAGCTAATTTAGGAGATGTATTCGTAAATGATGCATTTGGAACAGCTCATAGAGCTCACGCATCAAACGTTGGAATAGCATCAAATATAGCTGAAAGTTGTGTAGGATTTTTAGTTCAAAAAGAATTAGAAATGTTAGCAAAAGGTGTTGATAAACCAGAACATCCATTTGTAGCAATTATTGGTGGTGCAAAAGTTTCTGATAAAATTGGAGTTATTGATAACTTATTAGAAAAAGCTGACAAAATTATTATTGGTGGTGGAATGGCATATACTTTTTTCAAAGCTCAAGGTCATAGCATTGGAAAATCATTATGTGAAGAAGACAAAGTTGCTTTAGCAAAAGAATATTTAGATAAAGCAAATGGAAAAATTATCTTACCAATTGACTCAGCAAATAATACTGATTTTAAAGATACTGAACCAACAATTTCAGGAGTAGATCTTCCTGAAGATGTAATGGGATTAGACATTGGACCAAAATCAATTGAATTATTTGAAGATATTTTAAAAGACGCAAAAACTGTAGCATGAAATGGACCAATGGGAGTATTCGAATTCGAACATTATAACAAAGGAACACTAGCAGTTTGTGAAGCAATAGCTAACTTGAAAGACTCATTTACTTTAATTGGTGGAGGAGATTCAGCTGCAGCTGCAATTCAATTAGGATTTAAAGAAAAATTTACACATATTTCAACTGGTGGAGGAGCTTCATTAGAATATATGGAAGGTAAAGTTTTACCTGGTGTTGAAGCAATTCAAAATAAATAA
- the dnaE gene encoding DNA polymerase III subunit alpha: MEYLNLLNVQSCYNFLNSTIKIEDYLKFLKLNNLDFAFYADKNSMYGAAEFYEKAKKLDIKPIIGLNLELSFGTILLYAKNNEGYKNISYISSFINENDKIDLEKLEKLFWKILGNDLVVVCSFSIENVDNYLDQFNKLVSKENFYLGINKQNYNYFSKYDNVVFANEINFLNENEFSVYKTLCAINEGKLISELTNVGKNFYFSKELVSKYISTEKHINNILKIRSSIDYENLFINEKHFLKYPNSKKMPSQNYLKMICEENLEQYLESKKIINKEDYKERLQYELEVINKMGFEDYFLIVHDLICEAIRLGILYGPGRGSAAGSLVAFLLKITQLDPIEWNLLFERFLNIERVTLPDIDLDFQDDRREEILEYLFNKYGKNHFATITTFQTIGIKNAIRDCGRVFDIPINDINQMTKQINEKNIKDLELALKDSEILRKYKDKYPQIFEISAKMIGLPRQTGTHAAGVVFSDIDLYKVVPTKVGINGILQTQFSMNYLEEMGLIKTDILGLRNLSIIQEVLKNIKIIDKVELKLSEIPLNDKKTFDLLKNGDTSGIFQLESSGMTDVLIKMKVNSVEDIATTSALYRPGPQENIPLFIERKNNSNSKFVIDKNVQDILESTFGIIVYQEQIMQMLQRVANMSLSKADIVRRAIGKKDKKLMDLFKDEFIQSAVENNYNQNKANEIWTYIEKFALYGFNKSHAIAYSLISYWMAYLKANYKSSFYCSLLNGSIRNEIKTSQYLNEIKASGFNVNPPTIRNPNNIYIYHNKMINVPLNVIKYIGPEFLRNLKDLFKTKKEVFENILLFIGNMKDRGLTEQRYVALVYSGAFDCYGYSRKDLISKREQIFNLASTATLLNDSNMTLDLEKKKDNPEDIVGFEKEYLGFFVSSHPLSIIRKRIINNDKLRLLNTLKDENIVCDVLINVENIVTKTDKNGNEMGFVDIVDETDSLMLTVFSSVFENVKNKLNLGKNIIIKIKTQKFNNKINAVLLEVVKEI; the protein is encoded by the coding sequence ATGGAATATTTAAATTTACTTAATGTTCAAAGTTGCTACAATTTTTTAAATTCAACAATAAAAATTGAAGATTATTTAAAATTTTTAAAACTTAATAATCTTGATTTTGCTTTTTATGCAGATAAAAACAGCATGTATGGAGCAGCAGAATTTTATGAAAAGGCCAAAAAGTTAGATATTAAACCAATAATAGGTTTAAATTTAGAACTTTCTTTTGGAACAATATTACTTTACGCAAAAAACAATGAAGGGTATAAAAATATAAGTTATATAAGTTCTTTTATTAATGAAAATGATAAAATCGATTTAGAAAAATTGGAGAAATTATTTTGAAAAATTTTGGGAAATGATTTAGTAGTAGTTTGTTCATTTTCTATTGAAAATGTTGATAATTATTTGGACCAATTTAATAAACTAGTAAGTAAAGAAAATTTTTATTTAGGCATAAATAAACAAAATTATAATTATTTTTCTAAATACGATAATGTAGTTTTTGCAAATGAAATAAATTTTTTGAATGAAAATGAATTTTCTGTATATAAAACATTATGTGCAATTAATGAAGGAAAATTAATATCTGAACTTACAAATGTGGGAAAAAATTTTTATTTTTCTAAGGAATTAGTTTCAAAATACATTTCTACAGAAAAACATATAAATAATATTTTAAAAATTAGATCATCAATAGATTATGAAAATTTATTCATCAATGAAAAGCATTTTCTAAAATACCCAAATAGTAAAAAAATGCCTTCACAAAATTATTTGAAAATGATTTGTGAAGAAAATTTAGAACAATATTTAGAATCAAAAAAAATTATTAATAAAGAAGATTATAAAGAAAGACTTCAATATGAATTAGAAGTTATTAATAAAATGGGTTTTGAAGATTATTTTTTGATTGTACATGACTTAATTTGTGAAGCAATTAGACTTGGAATCTTATATGGTCCAGGTAGAGGATCTGCTGCAGGAAGTTTGGTTGCCTTTTTATTAAAAATAACACAACTAGATCCAATTGAATGAAATCTCTTATTTGAAAGATTTTTAAATATTGAAAGAGTTACTCTTCCAGATATTGATTTAGATTTTCAAGATGATAGAAGAGAAGAAATACTTGAATATTTATTTAATAAATATGGAAAAAATCATTTTGCAACTATTACAACTTTTCAAACAATTGGTATTAAAAATGCAATTAGAGATTGTGGTAGAGTTTTTGATATCCCAATTAATGATATTAATCAAATGACAAAACAAATAAATGAGAAAAATATTAAAGATTTAGAATTAGCTTTAAAAGATAGTGAAATCTTGAGAAAATATAAAGATAAATATCCTCAAATATTTGAAATTAGTGCGAAAATGATTGGGTTACCACGTCAAACCGGAACTCATGCAGCAGGTGTTGTATTTTCAGATATTGATTTATATAAAGTTGTACCAACCAAAGTTGGTATTAATGGTATTTTACAAACTCAATTCTCAATGAATTATTTGGAAGAAATGGGTTTAATAAAAACAGATATTTTAGGTTTAAGAAATCTTTCAATTATTCAAGAGGTATTGAAAAATATTAAAATAATAGATAAAGTTGAACTAAAATTGAGTGAAATACCTTTAAATGATAAGAAAACTTTTGATCTATTAAAAAATGGTGATACAAGTGGAATATTTCAATTGGAATCATCAGGCATGACTGATGTTTTAATAAAAATGAAAGTTAATTCTGTAGAAGATATTGCAACAACAAGTGCTCTTTATAGACCAGGTCCACAAGAGAATATCCCATTATTTATTGAAAGAAAAAATAATAGTAACTCAAAATTTGTGATTGATAAGAATGTTCAAGATATTTTAGAATCAACATTTGGAATAATAGTTTATCAAGAACAAATAATGCAAATGCTTCAACGTGTTGCAAACATGAGCTTAAGTAAAGCAGATATTGTAAGAAGAGCAATAGGAAAAAAAGATAAAAAATTAATGGATCTATTTAAAGATGAATTTATACAATCAGCTGTAGAGAATAATTATAATCAAAATAAAGCAAATGAAATATGAACTTATATTGAAAAGTTTGCATTATATGGATTTAATAAGTCACACGCTATTGCATATTCATTAATAAGTTATTGAATGGCTTATTTAAAAGCAAATTATAAGTCTTCATTTTATTGCTCTTTATTAAATGGCTCAATAAGAAATGAAATAAAAACATCTCAATATTTAAATGAAATAAAAGCTTCTGGTTTTAATGTTAATCCGCCTACAATTAGAAATCCAAATAATATTTACATTTATCACAATAAAATGATTAATGTACCACTAAATGTAATTAAATATATAGGTCCTGAATTTTTAAGAAATTTAAAAGACTTATTTAAAACTAAAAAGGAAGTTTTTGAAAATATTTTATTATTTATTGGAAATATGAAAGATAGAGGATTAACAGAACAAAGATATGTAGCGCTAGTCTATTCTGGGGCATTTGATTGTTATGGTTATTCAAGAAAAGATTTAATTTCTAAAAGAGAACAAATATTTAATTTAGCTTCAACAGCTACATTATTGAATGATTCAAATATGACTTTGGATTTAGAAAAGAAAAAAGATAATCCAGAGGATATAGTTGGTTTTGAAAAGGAATATTTAGGATTTTTTGTTTCTTCACATCCTTTATCAATAATTAGAAAAAGAATAATTAATAATGATAAATTAAGATTATTAAATACATTAAAAGATGAAAATATAGTTTGTGATGTATTAATTAATGTAGAAAATATTGTTACTAAGACAGACAAAAATGGTAATGAAATGGGATTTGTTGATATAGTTGATGAAACAGATTCATTAATGCTAACTGTTTTTTCATCTGTTTTTGAAAATGTTAAGAATAAATTAAATTTAGGTAAAAACATTATTATTAAAATTAAAACTCAAAAATTTAATAATAAAATAAATGCAGTTCTACTTGAAGTTGTTAAAGAGATATAA